A stretch of Bacillus pseudomycoides DNA encodes these proteins:
- a CDS encoding GNAT family N-acetyltransferase produces MKPLLLDFPTLFPTARLQVRKPFPGDGTEVYEAIQASLEDLQPWMSITSVTEESAEEIVREAHGQFLLRETLAFHLYDKVSGTFIGALTLHPENWDIPKFSLRFWLHSAYTKQGYMTEAVKGAVQFAFDKLGARRLEIRCDATNVNACALAERLEFILEGTLENDFLAPDGSLRDTRVYAKIN; encoded by the coding sequence TTGAAACCATTATTATTAGATTTTCCAACATTATTTCCAACCGCGCGCCTGCAAGTACGCAAACCATTTCCGGGGGATGGAACGGAAGTATATGAAGCAATTCAAGCTTCTTTAGAAGATTTACAGCCTTGGATGTCCATTACATCTGTAACAGAAGAAAGTGCTGAGGAAATAGTTAGAGAAGCTCACGGACAATTTTTACTTCGTGAAACATTAGCTTTTCATCTATACGATAAAGTATCAGGTACATTTATTGGAGCTCTTACCCTTCATCCAGAAAACTGGGATATTCCAAAATTTTCGCTTCGTTTCTGGTTACATAGCGCTTATACAAAACAAGGTTATATGACAGAAGCAGTAAAAGGTGCTGTCCAGTTTGCTTTTGATAAACTTGGTGCTAGACGACTTGAAATTCGCTGTGATGCTACAAATGTAAATGCATGTGCTTTAGCAGAACGACTTGAATTTATTCTAGAAGGTACACTAGAAAACGATTTTCTTGCTCCAGATGGTAGCTTACGTGACACACGCGTATATGCAAAAATTAATTAA
- a CDS encoding aldo/keto reductase, producing MKKRQLGNSDLYITEMGLGCMSLGTEENQAIRIIHEAIDLGINFLDTADLYNYGLNEEFVGKALKGKRDQIVLTTKVGNRWTEEKNGWSWDPSKAYIKAEVKESLRRLQTDYIDLYQLHGGTIEDPIDETIEAFEELKQEGLIRHYGISSLRPNVIREYAKRSNIVSILMEYSLLNRRPEEYFSFLQDNQISVIARGPLAKGLLTDSNERKVEKVKEKDYLSYSYNELTEALATVNEITKKHSLTETALQYCLHDSVVAAVIPGASSIQQLRENVQAAKQSPLTTEEYKQIQAATKYDTYTSHR from the coding sequence ATGAAAAAACGTCAATTAGGGAACTCAGATTTGTATATTACGGAAATGGGACTTGGCTGTATGTCTCTTGGCACAGAAGAAAACCAAGCCATTCGCATCATCCATGAAGCGATTGATTTAGGAATTAACTTTTTGGATACAGCAGATTTATACAATTATGGATTAAATGAAGAATTTGTTGGAAAAGCCCTTAAGGGGAAGCGCGATCAAATTGTTCTGACAACGAAAGTAGGAAACCGCTGGACAGAGGAAAAAAACGGCTGGTCTTGGGACCCTTCTAAAGCTTATATAAAAGCTGAAGTAAAAGAAAGTTTACGCCGCCTCCAAACAGATTATATTGATTTATATCAACTTCACGGCGGAACAATCGAAGATCCTATCGATGAAACAATTGAAGCATTTGAAGAGTTAAAACAAGAAGGTTTAATTCGTCATTACGGCATCTCTTCTCTCCGTCCAAATGTTATTCGGGAATATGCAAAACGTTCTAACATTGTTAGCATATTAATGGAGTACAGTCTATTAAATCGTAGGCCCGAAGAATATTTTTCATTCTTACAAGACAATCAAATTAGCGTGATTGCTCGCGGACCGCTCGCGAAAGGTTTGTTAACTGACAGTAATGAAAGAAAAGTAGAAAAAGTGAAAGAAAAAGATTATCTTTCTTATTCTTATAACGAGTTAACAGAAGCTTTAGCTACTGTTAACGAGATTACTAAAAAACACTCATTAACAGAAACAGCGCTTCAGTATTGTTTACATGATTCAGTTGTTGCAGCTGTTATTCCTGGTGCTAGTTCTATCCAGCAACTACGAGAAAATGTACAAGCCGCAAAACAATCTCCGTTAACGACTGAAGAATACAAACAAATTCAAGCAGCTACTAAATATGATACATATACATCACACCGTTAA
- a CDS encoding NUDIX hydrolase — protein sequence MSNLAERTVATEPIFDGKVIKVRVDDVVLPNGEVSKREIVNHPGAVAIIAITDEEKIVLVEQYRKALEKEIVEIPAGKLEPGEKPEVTAIRELEEETGYVCDKMEFITSFYTSPGFADEILYVYKATGLKKKENKAALDEDEFVELMEVSLEEAIELMKNQRIHDAKTMFAVQYLQLQK from the coding sequence GTGAGTAATCTTGCAGAGAGAACAGTTGCAACTGAACCGATTTTTGATGGGAAAGTTATTAAAGTTCGTGTTGATGATGTAGTATTGCCAAATGGAGAAGTGAGTAAACGTGAAATTGTAAATCATCCTGGTGCGGTTGCTATTATCGCCATCACAGATGAAGAAAAAATTGTGCTTGTTGAGCAGTATCGTAAGGCACTTGAAAAAGAGATTGTTGAAATTCCTGCTGGAAAATTAGAGCCTGGGGAAAAACCAGAGGTAACAGCGATTCGTGAATTAGAAGAAGAAACAGGATATGTATGTGACAAAATGGAATTCATCACATCTTTTTACACATCACCAGGATTTGCTGATGAGATTTTATATGTATATAAAGCAACAGGATTAAAGAAAAAAGAAAATAAAGCGGCTTTAGATGAGGATGAATTTGTGGAATTAATGGAGGTTTCATTAGAAGAAGCGATTGAACTCATGAAAAATCAACGTATACACGATGCAAAGACGATGTTCGCTGTACAATACTTGCAATTACAAAAATAA
- the mciZ gene encoding Z-ring formation inhibitor MciZ gives MKVYILPNRITLVGKAWQIRHKLKQYGKEYATVKEWITANKK, from the coding sequence ATGAAAGTATATATTTTACCAAATCGCATCACATTAGTCGGAAAAGCTTGGCAAATTCGGCATAAGCTAAAGCAATATGGAAAAGAATACGCAACCGTCAAAGAATGGATTACCGCAAACAAGAAGTAA
- a CDS encoding YqzK family protein — protein sequence MRRALKLTFDGMKVFLLFTGCTILFYFAILWINEEYESYHRYEKPKEETVEKVSGNEEPAKDAFVNRIIFFYENGE from the coding sequence ATGCGCCGAGCTTTAAAATTAACTTTTGATGGGATGAAAGTATTTTTATTATTTACAGGTTGTACGATTTTGTTTTATTTCGCTATACTATGGATAAACGAAGAATATGAAAGTTACCATCGTTATGAAAAACCAAAAGAAGAGACAGTAGAAAAAGTATCCGGGAATGAGGAACCAGCAAAAGATGCTTTTGTAAATAGAATAATTTTTTTCTATGAAAATGGGGAGTAG
- the spoIIM gene encoding stage II sporulation protein M, translating to MLRKTWQNRVISHIQENSSLYIFNSVLLLMGVVFGAILVNSLEVNQKQDLSFYLNRFFGQVSKGEFAIASDMFRESFFSQLKYIGFIWLLGISIIGLPLIFILLFLKGVVVGFTVGFLVSQHGWNGLLLAFVSVLPQNLIIIPAFLVMTTIAASFSLRMIRHQFIRKITEPLLPLLIRYTCFFLAIGAVLAIASSIEAYASPVLMKEVVEIINKK from the coding sequence ATGTTACGAAAAACTTGGCAAAATCGTGTAATTTCTCATATACAAGAGAATTCTTCGTTATATATATTTAATTCTGTTTTGCTATTGATGGGTGTGGTGTTTGGAGCCATTCTTGTAAATAGCCTAGAGGTGAATCAAAAACAAGATCTATCTTTTTATTTGAATCGATTTTTTGGACAAGTTTCCAAAGGAGAATTTGCAATTGCGAGCGACATGTTTCGAGAAAGTTTCTTTTCACAATTAAAATACATTGGATTTATTTGGTTGTTAGGAATTTCAATTATTGGATTGCCACTTATTTTTATTTTGTTATTTTTAAAAGGGGTAGTTGTGGGGTTTACAGTAGGTTTTTTAGTTAGTCAGCACGGGTGGAATGGATTGTTATTAGCATTTGTGTCTGTGTTGCCACAAAATTTAATTATTATTCCAGCATTTCTTGTGATGACGACCATTGCTGCGAGTTTTTCTTTACGCATGATTAGGCATCAATTTATTCGGAAAATTACTGAGCCATTACTACCGTTATTAATTCGCTACACTTGCTTCTTTCTAGCGATTGGTGCTGTACTAGCAATTGCTTCTAGCATTGAAGCATATGCATCACCAGTGTTAATGAAAGAAGTCGTGGAAATTATCAATAAAAAATAA
- a CDS encoding Fur family transcriptional regulator yields the protein MEERIERIKKQLHAASYKLTPQREATVRVLLENEEDHLSAEDVYLLVKEKSPEIGLATVYRTLELLSELKVVDKINFGDGVSRYDLRQEGAQRFHHHLICTQCGAVQEIQEDLLGEVEKKVERDWSFKVKDHRLTFHGICKNCQKNETDEK from the coding sequence ATGGAAGAGAGAATTGAACGAATTAAGAAGCAATTACATGCAGCGAGCTATAAGTTAACACCACAACGTGAAGCAACGGTTCGTGTGCTGCTAGAAAATGAAGAAGATCATTTAAGCGCAGAAGATGTTTACCTCCTTGTAAAAGAAAAGTCGCCAGAGATCGGACTAGCAACCGTCTATCGAACTTTAGAGTTATTATCTGAGTTAAAAGTTGTTGATAAAATTAACTTCGGAGACGGTGTTTCACGCTATGACTTACGTCAAGAAGGTGCACAACGTTTCCATCATCATTTAATTTGTACACAATGTGGTGCTGTACAAGAAATTCAAGAGGATTTACTTGGTGAAGTGGAGAAAAAAGTAGAACGAGACTGGAGTTTTAAGGTAAAAGACCATCGTTTAACTTTCCACGGGATTTGTAAAAATTGTCAAAAAAATGAAACGGATGAAAAATAA